A section of the Methanosarcina mazei S-6 genome encodes:
- a CDS encoding ATP synthase subunit B, with translation MAKEYKTITQIAGPLIFVEKTEPVGYNEIVNIKMGDGTVRRGQVLDSSADIVVVQVFEGTGGLDKDCGVIFTGETLKLPASVDLLGRILSGSGEPRDGGPRIVPDQLLDINGAAMNPYARLPPKDFIQTGISTIDGTNTLVRGQKLPIFSASGLPHNEIALQIARQASVPGSESAFAVVFAAMGITNEEAQYFMSDFEKTGALERAVVFLNLADDPAVERIVTPRMALTAAEYLAYEHGMHVLVILTDITNYAEALRQMGAARNEVPGRRGYPGYMYTDLATLYERAGIVKGAKGSVTQIPILSMPGDDITHPIPDLSGYITEGQIVVARELHRKGIYPPINVLPSLSRLMNSGIGAGKTREDHKAVSDQMYAGYAEGRDLRGLVAIVGKEALSERDTKFLEFADLFEDKFVRQGRNENRTIEDTLEIGWQILTHLPENQLGRIDNKYIQKYHPAHRKAK, from the coding sequence ATGGCAAAAGAGTACAAGACGATCACTCAGATTGCAGGGCCTCTTATTTTTGTCGAGAAAACAGAGCCTGTAGGTTATAATGAAATCGTTAACATTAAGATGGGTGATGGAACTGTTCGCAGAGGACAGGTGCTGGACTCTTCCGCTGACATTGTGGTTGTCCAGGTTTTCGAAGGTACTGGTGGGCTTGACAAGGACTGCGGTGTAATTTTCACCGGTGAAACTCTGAAGCTTCCCGCATCCGTCGATCTTCTCGGCAGGATCCTGTCCGGTTCAGGAGAACCAAGGGACGGTGGACCTAGGATCGTTCCAGACCAGTTGCTGGACATCAACGGTGCCGCAATGAACCCTTACGCCAGGCTGCCTCCAAAGGACTTTATCCAGACAGGTATCTCCACAATTGACGGGACAAATACCCTGGTTCGTGGGCAGAAACTGCCTATTTTCTCAGCATCAGGTCTCCCACACAATGAAATCGCCCTGCAGATTGCAAGGCAGGCTTCTGTGCCCGGTTCCGAATCTGCTTTCGCAGTAGTTTTCGCAGCAATGGGTATCACCAATGAAGAAGCCCAGTATTTCATGAGCGACTTTGAGAAAACCGGCGCACTGGAAAGGGCAGTTGTGTTCCTTAACCTTGCAGACGACCCTGCTGTCGAACGTATCGTTACCCCGCGTATGGCTCTCACAGCAGCCGAATACCTCGCGTACGAACACGGCATGCACGTTCTCGTAATTCTGACTGACATTACAAACTATGCAGAAGCTCTCCGTCAGATGGGTGCCGCCCGTAACGAAGTTCCTGGTCGCCGTGGGTATCCGGGTTACATGTATACTGACCTTGCAACCCTCTACGAGCGTGCAGGTATTGTCAAAGGTGCCAAGGGATCCGTTACTCAGATTCCGATCCTCTCAATGCCTGGTGATGACATTACCCACCCGATTCCTGACCTGTCCGGTTATATTACCGAAGGCCAGATTGTGGTTGCCAGGGAACTGCACAGGAAGGGTATTTACCCGCCAATTAATGTGCTGCCGTCCCTGTCAAGGCTGATGAACTCCGGTATCGGAGCCGGCAAAACAAGAGAAGACCACAAGGCGGTTTCTGACCAGATGTATGCAGGTTATGCAGAAGGGCGTGACCTGAGAGGTCTGGTGGCAATCGTCGGTAAGGAAGCTCTGTCAGAAAGAGACACCAAGTTCCTCGAGTTTGCCGACCTGTTTGAGGACAAGTTTGTCCGTCAGGGCAGAAACGAAAACAGGACAATCGAGGATACTCTGGAGATCGGATGGCAGATTCTCACTCACCTTCCTGAAAACCAGTTGGGTAGGATTGACAACAAATATATCCAGAAATATCACCCGGCACACAGAAAGGCTAAGTGA
- a CDS encoding V-type ATP synthase subunit D — protein MAQQDVKPTRSELINLKKKIKLSESGHKLLKMKRDGLILEFFKILNEARNVRTELDAAFAKSTEKINLASAVNGMVAVRSTAFTAKESPEIQLSGHNIMGVVVPKISSTGVRKSLYERGYGIIGTNSYIDETADAYEDLVEKIITAAELETTMKRLLDEIEKTKRRVNALEFKVIPELIDTMKYIRFMLEEMERENTFRLKRVKARMRD, from the coding sequence ATGGCTCAGCAGGACGTAAAACCAACTCGTTCGGAGTTAATTAATCTCAAGAAAAAGATCAAGCTCTCTGAAAGTGGGCACAAGCTCCTGAAGATGAAAAGAGACGGTCTGATCCTTGAGTTCTTCAAGATCCTTAACGAAGCAAGGAATGTCAGAACCGAGCTGGATGCTGCCTTTGCAAAGAGTACTGAAAAAATCAATCTTGCCTCTGCTGTAAATGGAATGGTTGCAGTAAGGTCAACCGCCTTTACAGCAAAAGAATCCCCTGAAATCCAGCTTTCAGGGCACAACATCATGGGTGTTGTGGTGCCAAAGATCAGCTCTACAGGTGTCCGCAAGTCCCTCTATGAGAGGGGATATGGTATTATCGGAACAAATTCATATATTGATGAAACTGCTGATGCCTACGAGGACCTTGTAGAAAAGATCATCACTGCAGCAGAGCTTGAGACTACAATGAAAAGGCTCCTTGATGAGATCGAGAAGACCAAGAGGCGTGTTAACGCTCTGGAATTCAAGGTGATTCCCGAACTCATTGATACCATGAAGTACATCCGCTTCATGCTTGAAGAGATGGAAAGAGAAAACACCTTCAGGCTGAAGAGAGTCAAGGCAAGAATGAGAGATTAA
- the atpG gene encoding V-type ATP synthase subunit G, with translation MAECDDRPNLVERAVMKLGEPKNQARLLQVAWRISLLMMVIGFIIIIKTISPNFM, from the coding sequence ATGGCAGAATGCGACGATCGACCTAATCTGGTTGAAAGAGCAGTAATGAAGTTAGGTGAACCCAAAAACCAGGCCCGCCTGTTGCAGGTGGCCTGGAGGATTTCCCTTTTAATGATGGTTATAGGGTTCATCATTATAATTAAAACAATTTCTCCAAATTTTATGTGA
- the hypF gene encoding carbamoyltransferase HypF, which yields MQNESRLLHITGIVQGVGFRPFIYQLAKANGLSGYVKNLGNYVEILIEGDRECLDNFLKELPEKKPPLAKITELRTKNVPFSGYSGFIIVPSESGVFENSIIPPDTAICEQCRSEIFDPSSRYYHYPFTVCTNCGPRYTTVRTLPYDRENTTMADFPLCPECEKEYTDPLNRRYHAQPVCCPKCGPEIWLSDREGNVLSRGYEAIASASDLLQEGSILAVKGFGGFHIACNARQEEPVNELRRRLKRPEQPFAVMAKNAGVAESFADLEGAGREYLTSHRRPITVLPRSEEFNLADSVSPGLHNIGVMLPYTGTQNLLFDRVPDAVYVMTSANLPGRPMVVDNREALEKLKGIVDFYLLHNRVIANRNDDTVIRIVNGQAAFIRRSRGYVPEPVELPFEIEASIGVGAEMNSTVTVAKGKLAYISQYIGNTSHVETYRYHSEVVRHLIRLTGIEPLHWSCDLHPSFNTTRFALKMGGENTLKIQHHYAHMLALMADNSLPLGSRILGIALDGVGYGGDGTIWGGELFESSYFGYERIGHLLPQPMPGGDLASRVPSRMVLGILFEKLGRPELEKLPLVFPQGDRELSTVLKQLETGINVVQSSSTGRVLDAASALLEICKIRTYDGEPAMKLESAAKKSTHVVDLPIVFKKYGGSGVPVLDTTELLLGAYELSGKYSPENLAFAVEESLAKGISELSLSLAAKRGLEKIGLSGGVAYNDHITSCIAGTVAEAGFEFLAHRQAPCGDGCISFGQAIAGGLRTDPESNQVPERV from the coding sequence ATGCAAAACGAGTCAAGGCTTCTCCATATTACCGGTATTGTACAGGGTGTAGGTTTTCGCCCTTTTATATATCAGCTTGCAAAAGCCAATGGGCTTTCCGGATACGTGAAAAATCTGGGAAACTACGTGGAAATCCTTATAGAAGGAGATCGGGAATGCCTTGATAATTTTCTTAAAGAACTTCCTGAAAAAAAACCTCCTCTTGCTAAAATTACTGAACTCAGAACAAAGAACGTGCCTTTTTCAGGATATTCCGGATTTATTATCGTTCCCAGTGAATCCGGAGTATTTGAAAATTCCATAATTCCTCCAGATACGGCTATTTGTGAACAGTGCAGGTCTGAGATTTTCGATCCTTCTTCCAGGTATTACCATTATCCTTTTACCGTATGCACAAATTGCGGGCCCAGGTATACAACAGTAAGAACCCTACCTTACGACCGGGAAAATACCACTATGGCAGATTTTCCCCTCTGTCCGGAGTGCGAAAAAGAGTATACTGACCCTCTTAATCGAAGGTATCACGCGCAGCCTGTTTGCTGCCCGAAGTGCGGGCCTGAGATCTGGCTTTCCGATCGTGAAGGAAATGTACTGTCAAGAGGTTATGAAGCAATTGCCAGTGCCTCAGACCTCCTTCAGGAAGGCTCGATTCTTGCTGTAAAAGGCTTCGGAGGTTTCCATATTGCCTGCAACGCACGACAGGAAGAACCCGTAAATGAGCTCAGGAGACGGTTAAAGCGTCCGGAGCAACCTTTTGCGGTCATGGCAAAAAATGCAGGTGTTGCGGAATCTTTTGCAGATCTTGAAGGCGCAGGCAGGGAATATCTCACCTCTCACCGCCGGCCTATCACAGTGCTTCCCAGGTCAGAAGAATTCAATCTGGCAGATTCGGTTTCTCCCGGACTGCACAATATAGGGGTCATGCTCCCCTACACAGGCACACAGAATCTGCTTTTTGACCGTGTGCCTGATGCTGTATATGTTATGACCTCGGCGAATCTCCCGGGAAGGCCAATGGTCGTTGATAACAGGGAGGCTCTCGAAAAACTGAAAGGAATCGTCGACTTTTACCTTCTGCACAACAGGGTCATTGCAAACAGGAACGATGATACGGTTATCCGTATTGTAAATGGGCAGGCTGCCTTTATCCGGCGTTCCCGCGGATATGTGCCTGAACCCGTGGAACTGCCTTTTGAAATAGAAGCTTCTATAGGGGTTGGCGCTGAGATGAATTCTACCGTTACCGTGGCAAAGGGAAAACTTGCCTATATATCCCAGTATATAGGAAATACCAGCCATGTGGAAACCTACAGGTATCACTCCGAGGTTGTCAGGCACCTTATCCGGCTTACCGGAATTGAACCTCTCCACTGGAGCTGTGACCTTCACCCTTCATTCAACACAACCCGTTTTGCGCTGAAAATGGGAGGGGAGAATACACTCAAGATCCAGCATCATTACGCCCATATGCTGGCACTCATGGCTGACAACTCCCTGCCTCTGGGTTCCAGAATTCTCGGAATCGCTCTTGATGGGGTAGGATATGGAGGTGACGGGACAATCTGGGGCGGAGAACTCTTTGAATCATCTTACTTCGGATACGAACGTATAGGGCATTTACTCCCTCAACCAATGCCGGGCGGAGACCTTGCTTCCAGGGTACCTTCAAGGATGGTCCTTGGTATCCTTTTCGAGAAGCTTGGGAGACCAGAACTGGAAAAACTCCCCCTTGTTTTTCCTCAGGGGGACAGGGAGCTTTCAACTGTGTTGAAACAGCTTGAAACCGGGATAAATGTTGTCCAGAGCAGCAGTACCGGGAGAGTACTTGATGCCGCCTCTGCACTTCTTGAAATCTGCAAAATAAGGACCTATGATGGAGAGCCTGCAATGAAGCTCGAATCTGCCGCAAAGAAAAGCACGCATGTTGTCGATCTTCCCATAGTATTCAAAAAATACGGGGGCTCAGGAGTTCCTGTGCTTGATACTACCGAGCTTCTTCTTGGGGCATATGAGCTTTCCGGTAAGTATTCTCCTGAAAATCTTGCTTTTGCGGTTGAGGAAAGCCTTGCAAAGGGAATTTCAGAACTTTCCTTATCTCTTGCCGCAAAAAGAGGGCTTGAGAAGATAGGTCTGAGCGGAGGAGTTGCCTATAATGATCACATCACCTCGTGCATTGCAGGAACTGTTGCAGAAGCAGGTTTTGAGTTCCTCGCCCACCGCCAGGCGCCGTGCGGAGACGGATGTATTTCATTCGGGCAGGCAATAGCAGGCGGGCTCAGAACAGATCCAGAAAGTAATCAGGTTCCGGAGAGAGTTTAA
- a CDS encoding DUF1699 family protein — translation MGLGSIRIRVVTNRDEIPSLEQEERAVHLAFRPSDKDLFSLVKTCPSIEILQLPASSYDGLSKFIKMYLSSSGIHLVKGDVSGHWHDLNNYFVIPSYVLEKIKELEVQGRTEEEIIGEVTNLRKISPDMILHLLHSSFLSPGSERPEMNRV, via the coding sequence ATGGGGCTAGGTAGTATACGAATTAGAGTGGTAACAAACAGGGATGAAATCCCTAGCCTTGAACAGGAAGAGAGGGCAGTACATCTCGCTTTTCGGCCCTCGGATAAGGATCTTTTCAGTCTTGTCAAGACATGTCCTTCAATTGAGATACTTCAGCTTCCAGCGTCTTCCTATGACGGGCTCTCAAAATTTATAAAAATGTATTTATCCTCTTCGGGCATCCATCTTGTAAAGGGGGATGTCAGCGGGCACTGGCATGACCTTAATAATTATTTTGTAATCCCTTCTTATGTGCTTGAAAAAATAAAGGAACTGGAGGTTCAGGGAAGGACCGAAGAAGAAATTATTGGTGAGGTAACGAACCTCAGGAAAATCAGCCCTGATATGATTCTCCATCTGCTTCACAGTTCTTTCCTTTCACCGGGCTCTGAAAGACCGGAAATGAATAGAGTTTAA
- a CDS encoding chromosome segregation ATPase: MEDPVISRIKNQFDKKGNPAKIPLMSGKQFFEARAENDGIYVDNLKNQPFLPWRAFYETVNFLQKNGGKAKKGNATGSRLGDTNLDLNTVEGYIASEVYGCKTGETVFKRITSIASILDWAEICENTRGQLVLLTEKEGREKGEFINALNIQLLKKDSELNSLETKLSESLQRIEELEEQVAGRDREIATLKEGLEAKTGNVNILEKSLSSSQEIIKDFEEKIKEKEIEIKEIDRLTSEKADKIGKFEQERIEKEEEIGNLRNCLAKRDEAVKDLEGQLIKKEEAINGLESRIAQKSSVLEELKSRLNEREEAITVYEKDIQEKGSRIQELSETISDRNKGIEELESRLDEKEQEKSNLEESLRAKIEEIKVIHEKFLEKERAVEKLEESISVRDRDIKTLADEVITKSGEMKRIEEKLTAKERKINTLESMLATSGERVKKLEKQISEYKGEEKLAEELMEKDELVKQLKRTLVSKEEEVSRLNEENRRYRLQQKYSSEGLKQIEEQKASKKWWKRL, encoded by the coding sequence ATGGAAGATCCTGTTATCTCAAGAATAAAAAACCAGTTTGATAAGAAAGGAAATCCGGCAAAGATTCCGCTTATGAGCGGGAAGCAGTTTTTTGAAGCCCGAGCCGAAAATGACGGAATCTATGTTGACAACCTGAAAAATCAGCCTTTTCTCCCATGGAGAGCATTTTACGAGACAGTTAATTTCCTTCAAAAAAATGGTGGAAAGGCAAAAAAAGGAAATGCGACAGGCTCAAGGCTGGGAGATACAAACCTTGACCTGAACACCGTTGAAGGGTATATTGCCAGTGAAGTCTACGGCTGCAAAACAGGAGAAACCGTATTTAAGAGGATAACATCAATAGCCTCTATTCTCGACTGGGCTGAAATCTGCGAAAACACGAGGGGGCAGCTCGTCCTTCTTACAGAAAAAGAAGGAAGAGAAAAGGGAGAGTTTATAAATGCCCTTAATATCCAGCTTTTAAAAAAGGATTCCGAGCTAAACAGCCTGGAAACAAAGCTTTCGGAAAGCCTGCAGAGAATTGAAGAACTTGAAGAACAGGTTGCAGGCAGGGACAGGGAGATTGCCACCCTGAAAGAAGGGCTCGAAGCAAAAACAGGAAACGTGAATATTCTTGAGAAATCCCTGTCGAGCTCACAGGAAATCATAAAAGACTTTGAAGAAAAGATTAAAGAGAAAGAAATAGAGATCAAAGAAATTGACAGACTTACTTCTGAAAAGGCAGATAAAATCGGGAAATTCGAACAGGAAAGAATTGAAAAGGAAGAAGAAATAGGAAACCTTCGGAATTGCCTTGCTAAAAGGGACGAAGCTGTAAAAGACCTGGAAGGTCAGCTCATTAAAAAAGAGGAAGCAATAAATGGACTCGAAAGCAGGATCGCTCAAAAAAGCAGTGTTCTTGAAGAACTAAAATCCCGGCTGAATGAAAGGGAAGAAGCCATAACCGTTTATGAAAAGGATATTCAGGAAAAAGGCTCAAGAATTCAGGAACTGAGTGAGACTATTTCAGACAGGAATAAAGGAATAGAAGAACTTGAGTCCAGGCTTGATGAAAAAGAACAGGAGAAAAGTAACCTTGAGGAGTCACTCAGGGCAAAAATAGAAGAAATAAAAGTCATTCATGAAAAATTCCTTGAAAAAGAAAGAGCTGTGGAAAAGCTTGAAGAAAGCATTTCAGTGAGGGACAGGGACATTAAAACTCTTGCTGACGAGGTAATCACAAAGAGCGGGGAAATGAAGAGAATTGAGGAAAAACTGACCGCTAAAGAGAGAAAGATAAATACACTGGAATCCATGCTTGCAACGAGCGGAGAAAGAGTAAAAAAGCTCGAAAAGCAGATCTCGGAATATAAAGGGGAAGAAAAACTCGCAGAAGAGCTGATGGAAAAAGACGAGCTGGTAAAACAGCTTAAAAGAACGCTCGTAAGTAAAGAAGAAGAAGTTTCCCGGCTTAACGAAGAAAACAGAAGATACAGGCTGCAGCAGAAATATTCATCTGAAGGATTAAAGCAGATAGAAGAGCAAAAAGCCTCAAAGAAGTGGTGGAAACGCCTTTAA
- a CDS encoding DUF1699 family protein — protein MKIRVVSSREEIFTLNPNERIVHLAFRPSNKDIFSLVENCPKIEVIQLPKSYRRTVSKSIEMFLEMQRIQLIEGDVWGHRKDINEYYRIPSSIIEEIRELKVEGKSTEAIEEKVSRESKLNPEMVAYILRKDVSA, from the coding sequence TTGAAAATAAGGGTTGTGAGTTCTAGAGAAGAAATATTTACATTGAATCCCAACGAAAGAATAGTTCACCTGGCATTCAGGCCTTCAAACAAAGATATTTTCTCTTTGGTTGAGAACTGCCCGAAGATTGAGGTAATACAGCTTCCTAAATCTTACAGGCGCACGGTGTCGAAGTCCATAGAGATGTTCCTTGAAATGCAGCGCATTCAGCTCATAGAAGGAGATGTCTGGGGACACAGAAAAGACATAAACGAATATTATCGCATTCCTTCCTCTATAATTGAGGAGATAAGGGAATTGAAGGTTGAAGGCAAATCCACTGAGGCTATTGAAGAAAAAGTCTCAAGGGAGAGCAAACTTAACCCCGAAATGGTTGCTTACATCCTCAGAAAGGATGTCAGTGCCTGA
- a CDS encoding ChaB family protein — protein MPEKQIPYKNNSELPDSVKDNLPGHGQDIYREAYNSAWEEYKDPSERKRDSSREETAHRVAWSAVKKKYEKNSEGNWVEKD, from the coding sequence ATGCCGGAGAAACAAATACCATATAAAAATAATTCTGAACTTCCAGACAGTGTGAAAGATAATCTGCCCGGGCACGGCCAGGATATTTATAGAGAAGCTTATAACAGTGCGTGGGAAGAATATAAAGACCCTTCGGAAAGAAAAAGGGATTCTTCAAGGGAAGAAACGGCACACAGGGTTGCCTGGAGTGCGGTTAAAAAGAAATATGAAAAGAATTCTGAAGGTAACTGGGTAGAAAAGGACTGA
- a CDS encoding DUF1699 family protein, with amino-acid sequence MRIRVVSSREEIFTLNPNERLVHLAFRPSNKDIFGLVETCPKIEVIQLPKSYMATVSKSIEMFLQMQRVQLIEGDVWGHRKDINEYYAIPSSVIEKIKEMKNEGKAAEEIEKKIARESKLNPGMVAYIMNKEASF; translated from the coding sequence ATGAGAATACGAGTAGTAAGTTCAAGAGAAGAAATCTTTACACTTAATCCGAATGAGCGACTTGTTCACCTGGCATTCAGGCCGTCCAACAAAGATATCTTTGGACTGGTTGAAACCTGTCCGAAGATTGAGGTAATTCAGTTACCAAAATCGTATATGGCTACTGTCTCAAAGTCCATAGAAATGTTCCTTCAGATGCAGAGGGTTCAGCTCATAGAAGGGGACGTCTGGGGACACAGAAAGGACATAAACGAATATTATGCAATTCCGTCCTCAGTGATTGAAAAAATCAAGGAAATGAAAAATGAAGGAAAAGCTGCTGAGGAGATTGAGAAAAAAATTGCACGGGAAAGCAAGCTTAACCCCGGGATGGTCGCTTATATCATGAACAAAGAAGCTTCTTTCTGA